In one window of Euwallacea similis isolate ESF13 chromosome 4, ESF131.1, whole genome shotgun sequence DNA:
- the LOC136408143 gene encoding mitochondrial tRNA-specific 2-thiouridylase 1, which yields MIKRVVLGISGGVDSAVAALLLKTRGYDVQGVFMRNWDIADEKGHCRSNEDLKDASYVCDKLNIPLHQVNFVKEYWNEVFSHLIKDYENGGTPNPDILCNKNVKFKHFFKYARDCLKADAIATGHYARTSFGSYLENYRPNANVRLLQAQDIRKDQTFFLSQLQQQALRRTMFPLGDLMKWEVKHIAAEHGLERIALKPESMGICFIGSRNFQDFIKEYIEDKPGKFIDIDTGQVVGEHQGIHQWTLGQRSRVHGLPEPYFICQKNVEENVIYLAQGTKHPALYSSLFSTHIPHWISLEPPELKNGSILHCYFKFQHTNNVVSCEVCRSKTGLVVKLKLPKRALTPGQYAVFYRGDECLGSARIINIGASEFSLNYLRRGMRNTCNSDNECNANSELSLNKGS from the exons atgataaaacgGGTAGTCTTAGGTATATCAGGAGGCGTAGACAGTGCCGTGGCAGCTCTCTTACTAAAAACCCGAG GTTATGATGTTCAGGGTGTTTTCATGCGAAATTGGGACATAGCCGACGAAAAGGGCCATTGTAGGTCTAATGAGGATCTCAAAGATGCTTCTTATGTATGTGATAAGCTAAATATTCCTTTGCATCaagttaattttgttaaagaatACTGGAATGAGGTGTTCAG TCACCTAATTAAGGACTATGAGAATGGAGGTACCCCAAATCCTGATATTTTGTGcaacaaaaatgtcaaatttaagcattttttcaaatatgcaCGAGATTGTTTGAAGGCAGATGCAATTGCCACTGGACACTATGCTAGGACAAGTTTTGGATCATATTTAGAGAATTATAGACCCAATGCTA ATGTAAGGCTTTTACAAGCTCAGGACATAAGAAAAGACCAAACTTTCTTCTTGTCTCAACTCCAACAACAAGCTTTGCGCAGAACTATGTTTCCTTTGGGGGATTTAATGAAATGGGAAGTGAAACACATAGCTGCAGAGCATGGGCTTGAAAGAATTGCCTTAAAGCCTGAGAGCATGGGCATTTGTTTTATTGGTTCTAGGAATTTCCAGGATTTCATTAAAGAG TATATTGAGGACAAGCCTGGCAAATTCATTGACATTGACACTGGCCAAGTAGTGGGGGAGCACCAGGGCATCCATCAGTGGACCTTGGGCCAAAGATCAAGGGTTCATGGTCTGCCTGaaccatattttatttgccaaaaaaacGTTGAAGAAAACGTCATTTATCTT gcCCAAGGTACTAAGCACCCAGCTCTCTATTCCTCCCTCTTCTCCACCCACATTCCTCACTGGATATCATTAGAACCTCCAGAGCTCAAAAATGGCTCAATACTACACTgctatttcaaatttcaacacaCAAATAATGTAGTTTCCTGTGAAGTGTGCCGGTCCAAAACGGGTCTCGTAGTGAAGCTAAAACTGCCCAAAAGGGCCCTAACACCAGGGCAATATGCAGTGTTTTATAGAGGGGATGAATGTTTGGGTAGTGCTAGAATTATAAATATAGGAGCTTCAGAGTTTAGTTTGAATTACTTGAGAAGGGGGATGAGGAACACGTGCAATAGTGACAATGAGTGTAATGCAAACAGTgaattaagtttaaataaaggTAGTTGA
- the LOC136408154 gene encoding INO80 complex subunit D-like, which yields MFSSGVKGSQRRNGIIYHPLPQDKLLLSNKVNDTVKSKQDVKDVYSNSRKLQKISGIVGLNAKHGTGSCMGGEVTNHATLQDFEDKITIHSIIGFSDPTTHKPPIVIEQKAKFTKATPHHETLQRIECEIDEFNYYQQHWFSPSLEKLKLEDRSREERIEITRHEFLRRLQQMRRSHIGIPNKMPDWIEQRKCKVPLNQEKTDQPQKSSNAVAITSRICEVNECGKPALVCAKYCVMHIIYDSRQVLFEYCTAKFADNTQCSVPVFDISHELPLCAEHARKRDHYRLLHETNKPKKVRKKVKPSAMIRPQKRNKKKKKLPTIPQTKPQPSPDTCSNNSSNSAIITLVSDKMAGELGNSVESPVLEDLQMVDQVLALNENGLEQALATQAHLLEESDITNVLSTIQVDEFSDFFAVNRNGEYEPSREEAEELEKALAAVDNDVKSLEKLSQSHGLLDSFLDDHALPDSLVQIPEMMFHNGYTTCGDNIVAQSSSFLLPVEPHSHS from the exons ATGTTCAGTTCGGGGGTTAAAGGCAGTCAGAG GCGTAATGGCATAATTTACCATCCACTGCCCCAAGACAAATTGCTGTTGAGTAATAAAGTGAATGACACTGTTAAGAGTAAACAAGATGTTAAGGATGTATATAGTAACTCCCGGAAGCTGCAGAAAATCTCTGGTATTGTGGGTCTTAATGCCAAACATGGGACTGGAAGTTGCATGGGGGGTGAGGTGACCAACCATGCTACATTACAggattttgaagataaaatcACAATTCACAGTATTATAG GTTTTAGTGACCCAACCACACACAAACCCCCCATAGTTATAGAACAAAAGGCTAAGTTCACAAAGGCCACCCCGCATCACGAAACTTTGCAGCGGATAGAATGTGAAATTGATGAGTTCAATTATTATCAGCAGCACTGGTTTAGTCCAAGTTTAGAG AAATTGAAACTGGAAGACAGATCTCGTGAAGAGCGCATTGAAATCACAAGGCATGAGTTCTTGCGACGTCTGCAGCAAATGCGACGCAGTCACATAGGCATCCCCAACAAAATGCCTGACTGGATTGAACAGCGCAAATGCAAAGTACCATTGAATCAAGAGAAAACTGACCAACCACAGAAAAGTAGTAATGCAGTTGCAATTACATCCAGAATATGTGAAGTCAATGAGTGTGGAAAACCAGCACTTGTGTGTGCAAAATACTGTGTCATGCACATTATTTATGACAGTCGACAGGTGCTGTTTGAGTATTGTACTGCCAAATTTGCTGATAATACACAGTGTTCCGTGCCAGTGTTTGACATATCACATGAGTTACCCTTGTGTGCAGAACATGCTAGAAAGCGA GATCACTACCGTCTGCTCCATGAAACCAATAAACCCAAAAAAGTGCGGAAAAAGGTAAAACCGTCGGCAATGATTAGGCCGCAAAAACGCaacaagaagaagaaaaagctGCCAACTATTCCTCAAACAAAGCCACAACCCTCACCAGACACCTGTTCAAATAACAGTTCAAATAGTGCAATAATAACTTTGGTCAGCGACAAGATGGCAGGTGAACTGGGGAACAGCGTCGAGTCCCCAGTGTTGGAGGATTTGCAAATGGTAGATCAGGTGTTGGCCCTCAACGAGAACGGTTTGGAGCAGGCCTTGGCCACACAGGCGCACTTGCTTGAAGAGAGTGACATTACGAATGTGTTAAGCACTATTCAAGTTGACGAATTCAGTGATTTTTTTGCCG TTAACCGTAATGGCGAATACGAACCATCGCGGGAAGAAGCCGAGGAGCTGGAGAAAGCCTTGGCGGCCGTGGACAATGACGTCAAGTCCTTGGAGAAGCTGAGTCAGTCGCATGGGTTGCTCGATTCATTTTTgg ACGATCACGCGCTGCCGGATTCGTTAGTGCAAATACCGGAAATGATGTTCCATAATGGATACACGACCTGCGGGGACAATATCGTGGCTCAGAGCAGCTCCTTTCTGTTGCCGGTCGAACCCCATTCGCACTCGTAA
- the LOC136408290 gene encoding mitochondrial GTPase 1: protein MAQNVAKDKFRSVFKTIDKDVLRWFPGHMGKGLKQMQQKLRSVDCIVEVHDARIPLSGRNNDFKHTISGIKPHVLVLNKVDLIDKKFKPYIIERLKGDYEHILFTNCKNQHCEGVKKLFPLAQELIKHSNRFNRQETEDYNLMIIGVPNVGKSSLINALRARYLHKGKASAVGANPGITRSVLQRIKMCDNPLFYMLDTPGILTPNIVDIEMGLKLAVCATIQDHLVGETVIADYLLFWLNKHNHFEYVDYFKMSRPCDNVLELLAHVCKVYNKFFKVRTPLNDYVLRPNLDAAAHIFLKAFRDVSLGKFMLDEELV, encoded by the coding sequence ATGGCTCAAAACGTAGCCAAAGACAAGTTCCGAAGCGTCTTCAAAACCATCGACAAAGATGTGCTGCGCTGGTTCCCTGGTCATATGGGCAAAGGTCTTAAGCAAATGCAGCAGAAATTGCGCTCCGTTGATTGCATCGTCGAAGTCCACGACGCTCGCATTCCCCTCTCAGGTAGAAACAATGATTTCAAGCATACGATCAGCGGCATCAAGCCCCACGTCCTTGTGCTGAACAAGGTGGACCTcattgacaaaaaatttaaaccttaTATTATAGAACGACTAAAAGGGGATTATGAgcatatattatttacaaattgtaaaaacCAACATTGTGAGGgggtcaaaaaattatttccattaGCACAAGAGCTTATTAAACACTCAAATAGATTCAATCGGCAAGAAACTGAGGATTACAACTTAATGATCATTGGAGTACCGAATGTAGGCAAATCTTCCCTTATTAATGCCCTGAGGGCAAGATATTTACACAAAGGCAAAGCCTCGGCAGTTGGGGCCAATCCTGGCATTACTAGAAGTGTTTTGCAGCGCATCAAAATGTGTGACAATCCTTTATTTTACATGCTTGACACCCCAGGCATTTTAACCCCAAATATAGTGGACATAGAAATGGGGCTTAAACTTGCAGTGTGTGCAACCATTCAAGACCATTTAGTGGGTGAAACTGTGATAGCTGATTACTTATTGTTTTGGCTGAACAAACACAATCACTTTGAGTATGtggattattttaaaatgagtcGACCCTGTGATAATGTGCTAGAGTTGCTGGCACATGTATGTaaagtttataataaattttttaaagtgcGAACGCCATTAAATGATTATGTGCTTCGCCCCAATTTGGATGCTGCAgctcatatttttttaaaagctttccGGGATGTATCACTAGGGAAATTTATGTTAGATGAGGAATtggtttag
- the PTPMT1 gene encoding phosphatidylglycerophosphatase and protein-tyrosine phosphatase 1, which translates to MFARVTFYPTLAYNVLMEKLTHRKWYNRIDDTVILGALPFPSIATELIEKENIKAVVSMNEDYELFLANDSKCWKKLGVAFLQLATTDIFATPCQSKLVEGVTFINQFVDPNKVTSGQSASSVYVHCKAGRTRSATLVGCYLMQRYNWSPEQAVNHMKEKRPHILMHKKQWEALEIYHLQNFKQP; encoded by the exons atgttCGCGAGGGTGACTTTTTATCCCACCTTAGCTTATAATGTGCTTATGGAGAAGTTGACCCACAGGAAATGGTACAATCGGATCGATGACACGGTTATTTTGGGGGCCTTACCCTTTCCCAGTATAGCTACAGAA CTAATAGAAAAGGAGAATATCAAGGCTGTAGTCTCAATGAATGAGGACTATGAACTCTTCTTAGCTAATGATTCTAAG TGCTGGAAAAAATTGGGAGTTGCTTTTCTCCAATTAGCCACCACAGACATTTTCGCTACTCCCTGCCAAAGCAAACTAGTAGAAGGAGTTACGTTCATTAATCAATTTGTAGACCCAAATAAAGTCACCTCTGGCCAATCTGCCTCATCAGTATATGTACACTGCAAAGCTGGTCGCACCCGAAGTGCCACCCTTGTAGGGTGTTACTTGATGCAG AGGTATAATTGGAGCCCAGAACAGGCAGTAAACCATATGAAAGAAAAACGGCCACACATTTTAATGCACAAAAAGCAGTGGGAAGCATTAGAAATTTACCACTTGCAAAACTTTAAGCAACCATAG
- the Plap gene encoding phospholipase A-2-activating protein encodes MSSNKEFKLSKTLYGHSLDVRSVVVTPNGDLISGSRDKTAKFWRYEPLRGSFEEVMTYRDQKNFVACVLYLDPTEEFPNGLVVTGGNDNIILVYKPSEPFATFTIKEHTNTVSCLGRTTESNMFLSGSWDTTGKCFKIASTPKCVVSFIGHTAAIWSIIQLRNGQIVTASADKTLGVWNSTGQKLLSLSGHTDCVRSVTDFPELGTFVSVANDAAIKVWSYTGENINTYYGHSSYIYSIAKCRAAVPDAFVTSDEDRTVKYWENGENLQSITLPAQSVWSVDCLPNGDVVTGSSDGVIRVFTRDKSRFADEGALTKFTEDVAALERQSLQEIGGVKVSDLPGTEALYDPGKKSGQMKMIRESGKVVAYTWISDGDNSHWEKVGDVMGGTDKEDSGKTVFEGKAYDFVFSVDVEDGKPPLKLPYNKGEDVYQTAHAFITKNFLPAEYLEQIVDFILKNSKEQYVPPTNNAYQDPFTGGSRYTPSYQDTNTSMGVNVDPLTGGASYSTNGAPKSSASSTSVLGGNTDPFTGDSSYSTTPQNTLFPVKTYRTFDTGDPEVIIKKIKEFNSKLSEDFKLPENELEALGSVCQGPSSDPATYELLFRLLDWPEDVVFPALDVVRMAIRDPTNNEVLVASHEGAIFGKIMRHIKASSNIPNNVIVALRAVCNFCLHEAGESLVFDNRFDIVEDLTSLSRLNKNGQIALATLLLNLTILCGKKSDDLWFSVLAQVLPDVITKLTELEAHFRGYLAVGTLIAQANANRVEIVAKINENQEFLRTLQLYTLGCSEAESKRSSCAKQLQLLL; translated from the exons ATGTCGAGCAATAAAGAGTTTAAACTGAGTAAAACACTATACGGGCATTCATTAGACGTGCGTTCAGTTGTAGTCACCCCAAATGGCGATCTTATAAGCGGTTCCCGCGATAAGACtgctaaattttggagataTGAGCCTCTTAGAGGCAGCTTTGAAGAGGTGATGACTTACAGAGACCAGAAGAACTTTGTGGCTTGCGTCTTATATCTAGACCCCACTGAAGAATTCCCTAATGGTCTTGTTGTAACTGGGGGCAatgataatataattttggtTTATAAACCTTCAGAACCCTTTGCTACATTTACTATAAAAGAGCATACAAACACGGTGAGTTGTTTGGGAAGAACTACTGAGTCTAATATGTTTCTCTCTGGATCTTGGGACACTACGGGAAAGTGCTTTAAGATAGCTAGCACTCCTAAATGTGTTGTTTCATTCATTGGACATACTGCAGCAATTTGGAGCATAATTCAGTTAAGAAATGGCCAAATTGTCACAGCTAGTGCTGATAAGACGTTAGGTGTGTGGAACTCAACAGGGCAAAAATTGCTCTCTCTATCTGGACACACTGACTGTGTTCGCTCAGTGACGGACTTCCCTGAATTGGGCACATTTGTGAGTGTAGCAAATGATGCAGCAATAAAAGTCTGGTCTTACACTGGAGAAAACATTAACACTTACTATGGACATTCAAGTTACATCTACAGTATTGCCAAATGCAGGGCAGCAGTCCCAGATGCTTTTGTCACATCTGATGAAGACCGCACAGTGAAATATTGGGAAAATGGGGAGAATTTACAGAGTATAACATTACCAGCCCAATCTGTGTGGTCAGTAGACTGTTTGCCAAATGGTGATGTAGTTACTGGCAGCAGTGATGGGGTGATAAGGGTGTTTACTAGGGATAAGTCAAGGTTTGCCGATGAAGGGGCATTAACCAAATTCACTGAGGATGTTGCTGCTTTAGAGAGGCAGAGTTTGCAGGAGATTGGAGGAGTGAAAGTTTCAGATCTTCCAGGGACTGAGGCTTTGTATGATCCAGGTAAAAAATCAGGACAAATGAAGATGATTAGGGAGAGTGGCAAG GTTGTGGCATATACTTGGATTTCTGATGGAGATAACAGTCATTGGGAAAAAGTGGGAGATGTAATGGGGGGCACTGACAAAGAGGACTCTGGCAAAACTGTCTTTGAAGGCAAGGCCTATGATTTTGTCTTCAGTGTGGATGTGGAGGATGGCAAACCTCCTTTAAAGTTGCCCTACAATAAAGGAGAGGATGTTTATCAAACTGCACATGCTTTTATTACCAAGAATTTCCTTCCTGCCGAGTATTTAGAGCAG ATAGTGGATTTTATCCTCAAAAACAGTAAAGAGCAGTATGTCCCTCCAACTAATAATGCTTATCAAGACCCTTTCACTGGAGGCAGTCGTTACACCCCTTCATACCAAGACACTAACACCTCTATGGGTGTTAATGTTGATCCTTTAACTGGGGGGGCAAGTTACTCCACCAATGGCGCCCCTAAAAGTTCTGCAAG CTCAACTTCAGTTTTGGGGGGCAACACTGATCCATTCACTGGAGACTCCAGCTATTCCACAACCCCACAAAACACACTGTTCCCAGTAAAAACTTACAGAACGTTTGACACTGGAGACCCAGAggttatcattaaaaaaattaaagaattcaACTCAAAACTATCAGAGGACTTTAAGTTGCCCGAAAATGAGCTGGAGGCTCTAGGGAGCGTTTGCCAGGGCCCCTCAAGTGACCCAGCCACCTATGAGCTACTCTTTAGATTATTGGATTGGCCAGAAGATGTTGTTTTTCCGGCTTTAGATGTAGTGCGCATGGCTATTAGGGACCCAACCAATAATGAGGTGCTTGTAGCTTCACATGAGGGCGCCATCTTCGGGAAAATAATGAGGCATATTAAGGCCTCAAGCAATATCCCCAATAATGTTATAGTGGCTTTGAGAGCTGTCTGCAATTTTTGTCTACATGAGGCTGGGGAGAGTTTAGTGTTTGATAATAG ATTTGATATAGTCGAAGATTTGACCTCGCTAAGTCGGCTCAACAAAAACGGGCAAATAGCGCTGGCAACGTTGCTACTCAACTTAACCATTCTTTGTGGGAAAAAAAGCGACGATCTATGGTTCTCAGTTCTGGCTCAAGTATTGCCTGACGTAATTACCAAACTCACTGAACTTGAAGCGCACTTCAGGGGCTATTTGGCTGTTGGCACTTTGATAGCTCAGGCCAATGCCAACAGAGTGGAAATTGTAGCTAAAATCAATGAGAATCAGGAGTTTTTGAGAACTTTACAATTGTACACTTTAGGCTGCAGTGAAGCGGAGAGCAAGAGAAGCTCCTGTGCCAAACAATTGCAATTGTTGCTATAA
- the SdhD gene encoding succinate dehydrogenase [ubiquinone] cytochrome b small subunit, mitochondrial, producing the protein MALSLMLRNSPKLRGLPCTFNRLSLQVPKTRTFTHLTAKPNSVSLATKCKTQFFKIVEQRRNMSADHSKLWSIEKLVSILLLGVVPTMFIYPNKILDNIFSVAVVMHFHWGVEACVVDYVRPIVFGPVIPKLTLGLLYLVSASTLAALIYFNQHQIGIGATVRKFWCITGTAADNGAKN; encoded by the exons ATGGCTTTATCGCTGATGCTCCGGAACAGCCCTAAACTAAgag GGCTTCCTTGCACCTTCAACAGGTTATCACTTCAAGTACCAAAAACCAGGACTTTTACCCATCTTACCGCAAAGCCCAACTCGGTATCTTTGGCCACCAAATGCAAAACACAGTTCTTTAAAATAGTGGAGCAGAGGAGAAACATGTCTGCCGATCACAGTAAACTGTGGTCCATTGAAAAGCTTGTCTCAATCCTACTTTTGGGTGTTGTTCCTACCATGTTTATCTACCCAAATAAAATACTCGATAATATATTTTCGGTGGCTGTTGTTATGCATTTCCATTG GGGTGTAGAGGCTTGTGTAGTGGATTATGTGCGTCCCATTGTTTTTGGCCCTGTCATCCCAAAACTTACACTTGGCCTGCTGTACTTAGTGTCAGCTTCCACTCTAGCTGccttaatttatttcaaccAGCATCAAATTGGAATTGGCGCGACAGTTAGGAAGTTTTGGTGCATCACTGGAACTGCAGCTGATAATGGAGCCAAAAATTAA
- the LOC136408195 gene encoding serine-arginine protein 55-like — MSTRVFVGGLTYKVRERDLEKFFSRYGRIREVSMKNGYAFVEFDDYRDAEDAVYEMHGKELMGERVTVERARGTPRGSDRFRDSGGSSSSGRGYRGAPPPRRSRGGDRDRDNRGRERYGPPTRTKYQVIIENLSSRCSWQDLKDHMRKAGEVTYADAHKQNQNEGVVEFANFEDMKNAIEKLDNTEINGRRIRVKESEKGRNESRSRSRSRSPIGSPQPENDFRSRSRD; from the coding sequence ATGAGCACTCGCGTTTTCGTAGGTGGTCTTACCTACAAAGTCCGCGAACGCgatcttgaaaaatttttctccCGTTACGGTCGTATCAGGGAGGTGTCCATGAAAAATGGTTATGCATTCGTCGAATTCGACGACTACAGAGACGCCGAGGACGCAGTCTACGAAATGCATGGTAAGGAACTTATGGGAGAAAGAGTTACAGTTGAAAGGGCACGGGGCACGCCCCGCGGCAGCGACAGATTCCGGGACTCAGGCGGCAGTAGCAGCAGTGGTAGAGGTTACAGAGGAGCACCACCACCGAGGAGGAGCCGCGGCGGAGACAGAGATCGCGACAACCGTGGTCGTGAAAGATATGGCCCCCCCACTCGCACCAAGTACCAAGTGATCATTGAGAACTTATCAAGTCGGTGCTCCTGGCAGGATTTGAAGGACCATATGAGAAAAGCAGGAGAGGTTACATATGCCGATGCCCACAAGCAAAACCAGAACGAAGGGGTAGTggaatttgcaaattttgaagaCATGAAAAATGCAATTGAGAAGCTCGATAACACTGAAATAAATGGACGCAGAATTAGAGTAAAGGAATCTGAGAAGGGAAGGAATGAGAGTAGGTCCCGTTCCCGCTCTAGGTCTCCAATTGGCTCCCCACAACCTGAAAATGACTTCAGATCGAGGTCACGTGATTAA
- the LOC136408755 gene encoding uncharacterized protein, which translates to MSLAYFNDITVYFHMRNHYRALKNVKSIVDTSIPGSFKSPMAVNGLGKRLKGVTNEHLRRIYNTSPRNQTPKPQGLIKKHNCLNTEPKSKTSLIGADSSPRPNKKKPQNTDPSMRLARSYLTGRSLRSEKISKFRQKKKRSLVASTSSSNTASETQSLQMDLEPREQRRSDSPVESSKSLSLQSPRQDSTRFTSAPRDHEYLLFLLRITEDIIFYSNSDVKDIFKTHMDMNKDRLDTQKMHLHIANLCKELNINCKEFQNPFDDNIVPPDSLQPQHVFNQAFKSCQDCSFIRSSSLYYNNFEENDWRITEKIGETVNTGDFSNSLLKLLEKFSLGRVTEPVAFSSTMGSVLNGVTSEEEPKDFDSFVRELDTGNKTTEFEDIKSSVRSENDLIDLVELPHQEQIPADPPKIPTITLPVITSIPQLDLKTPIKSTPIENRVVTSTENLNEEKLTTNTSFATSEYKSEETSREANSSNKINNRKNENTLMHSIHDSAEPQSISNKFEPNSSTTTNINDEDLKLILSGPIKEEDYVMLKGPIYVYKPLLTSEPRLILIGDSEVKKSRRDSMDSHRTFIVPKEPSLHSLDLDNSMDNNDTFLELARAAYCQFADMKLLHSDYDLTPEKDESGSKYHHLIVDASSSVSGANMTETLLLNDDYLVVKGFEEKKEETNTIEEDYVKWQPKLYENSYVMHRKLVSSASMPKLKFFGERRESFVKHSSEQLLMDVEAISQHSSLRSEGEALPVAIIGEMK; encoded by the exons ATGAGTCTCGCATACTTTAACGATATTACCGTGTATTTTCACATGAGAAACCATTATCGAGCCTTAAAAAACGTGAAAAGTATAGTAGACACTTCCATTCCAGGTAGTTTCAAATCCCCAATGGCGGTAAACGGCTTGGGTAAACGTTTGAAGGGAGTTACAAATGAACACCTCAG gcGGATCTATAATACGAGCCCCCGAAACCAGACTCCGAAACCTCAAGGTTTGATCAAGAAGCACAACTGTTTAAACACGGAACCTAAAAGCAAGACTTCTTTGATTGGTGCTGATTCGTCACCAAGGccgaataaaaaaaagccGCAAAATACAGATCCTTCTATGCGTCTTGCGAGATCCTATTTAACAGGGCGCAGCCTCAGGTcagaaaaaatttctaaatttaggcAGAAAAAGAAGCGCAGTTTGGTGGCTAGTACCAGCAGCAGTAATACTGCTTCTGAGACTCAAAGCCTGCAAATGGATTTGGAACCTCGAGAACAGAGACGGTCTGACTCCCCCGTTGAGAGCAGCAAAAGCTTGAGCTTGCAAAGCCCCAGGCAGGATTCAACACGATTTACTTCAG CTCCCAGAGATCATGAATATTTGCTCTTTCTGCTGCGTATCACCGAGGACATAATCTTTTACTCAAATAGCGACGTTAAGGATATATTTAAAACCCACATGGACATGAATAAAGACCGACTCGATACG CAAAAAATGCATCTTCATATTGCCAACCTCTGCAAAGAGCTTAACATCAATTGTAAGGAATTCCAAAACCCCTTTGACGACAATATTGTGCCTCCGGACAGCTTACAGCCTCAACACGTCTTCAATCAGGCCTTTAAAAGCTGTCAAGATTGCTCTTTTATCCGGTCTTCATCTTTGTATTATAACAACTTTGAGGAGAATGATTGGAGAATAACTGAGAAAATAGGAGAAACGGTCAATACTGGGGATTTTAGTAATAGTTTGTTGAAACTACTTGAGAAGTTTAGTTTGG ggAGAGTGACTGAGCCCGTAGCCTTTTCAAGTACTATGGGCTCTGTGCTGAATGGGGTTACATCAGAAGAGGAACCTAAGGATTTTGACAGTTTTGTCAGGGAGTTAGATACTGGAAATAAGACTACCGAGTTTGAAGATA TTAAATCATCGGTAAGGAGTGAAAATGATCTAATCGACTTGGTAGAGCTTCCTCATCAAGAACAAATCCCTGCTGACCCTCCTAAGATCCCTACAATTACTCTTCCAGTAATAACTTCAATTCCACAATTAGACTTAAAAACCCCTATAAAGAGTACTCCAATTGAAAACCGTGTTGTTACCTCAACTGAAAACCTCAATGAAGAAAAACTCACCACAAATACAAGTTTTGCAACTTCCGAATATAAATCTGAAGAAACCTCCAGGGAAGCAAACtcatctaataaaataaacaataggAAAAATGAGAATACGTTAATGCACTCTATTCACGATTCAGCTGAGCCCCAAAGCATCAGCAATAAATTTGAACCAAATTCCTCAACTACTACAAACATTAACGATGAAGATTTGAAACTGATTCTGTCTGGCCCAATCAAAGAAGAAGACTATGTCATGCTCAAAGGTCCTATCTACGTGTACAAACCTCTACTCACCTCAGAGCCAAGACTGATCCTTATAGGAGATtctgaagtaaaaaaatccagaagAGACTCTATGGATAGCCACCGCACATTCATAGTACCTAAAGAGCCCAGCTTGCACTCTCTGGATCTAGACAATTCAATGGATAACAACGATACGTTTTTAGAACTCGCCAGGGCTGCTTATTGTCAGTTCGCGGATATGAAACTACTGCACTCGGATTATGATTTAACGCCCGAGAAAGACGAGTCGGGTTCCAAATACCACCATTTGATAGTCGACGCCAGCAGCAGCGTTTCAGGGGCTAATATGACTGAAACATTGCTGCTTAATGACGACTACTTAGTAGTGAAGggatttgaagaaaagaaagaggaaacTAACACGATTGAAGAGGACTATGTGAAATGGCAGCCAAAACTGTATGAGAATTCTTATGTGATGCATCGAAAGTTGGTTTCTAGTGCTAGCATGCctaaattgaagttttttggCGAGAGAAGGGAAAGTTTTGTCAAACATTCCAGTGAGCAGCTGCTAATGGACGTTGAAGCAATTTCTCAACATTCTTCCTTAAG GTCCGAAGGTGAAGCATTGCCAGTTGCGATAATAGGAGAGATGAAATAA